The sequence CGACCGAGGCGACGCACGACCTGGACGACGACTTCGACGACGACCAGCCGCGGAACTACCAGATCGTGATCCTGCCGGACACGGCAGACGAACACACGTGGGACCTCGCCGGCATCCTCACCGAGCTGGGCGACGAGTTCCCGTACGACGACAAGATGGGCCGCAGTCTGACCGTCAAGATCAGCGGCAAGCCGACCCTCACCCCGACCGGGAGCTGACGACCGATGACTTTCCTGAGCCGTGACCAGATCCTCGGCGCGTCCGACCGCACCTTCGACGAGGTGCCCGTGCCGGAGTGGGGCGGCACCGTCCGCATCCGCAGCATCAGTGGTGCCGAGCGGGACAGCTTCGAGCAGTCGCTGCTGCAGCAGCGGGGCCGGGACCGCAAGGTCAACATGCGCAACGCCCGCGCGAAGCTGATCGTGTTGTGTGCGGTCGACGGCACCGGGCGGAAGATGTTCACCGAGGACGACATCGCCGCCTTGTCGCGGAAGAACGCGAAGCCGTTGGACCGGATCTACGACGCATGCCAGCGGATCGCGGGCCTGTCCGACGACGACGTCGACGAGCTCACGGCGGATTTCGACAGCGCCCAGAGCGACAGTTCCGCTACCGACTAGCGCTCGCCCTGGGCATGCCGGTCGGGGTGATGCTCGCGGCGATGGACTCGCGCGAGGTCGCCGGGTGGATGGCGTACGAGCGGGTGACCGGGCCGCTCGGCCCGGCCCGCGGCGACATCCAGGCCGCCATCGTGGCGTCGACCATCGCGAACTCGAACCGGGGCAAACGCGGGAAGCGGTACCGGCCGGAGGACTTCATTCCGGAATGGGACCGCCCGGAGGCGGCCGCCGGCCCGCAGGACGAGCACGACCACCTGCGGCTGATCAAACAACTCAACGCCCAGATGGGCGGCCGTACACGTCGAGGAGGTGACCCGGGTGGCGACTCTGGCGGACCTCATGGTCAAGATCGGCGTCGACGCCGGCGGCGTTGAGAAAGGCACCAAAGCGATCCGGTCGACGTTCAACCGGACGTGGCAGGCGGTCAAGAAGTCCGCTGCGATCGGCGCGGTCGCGATCGGCGCCACCCTCGCCGTCGGCATCGCCGGCGCGATGGACCTGGACCGGGCCCGCGCACAGCTGGAGGCCCGGCTGGGTGATCCGGTGCTCGCGGCGAAGGTGGGTGATGTCGCCGGCGAGGTCTACGGGAGAGGCTTCGCGGCCAGCGCTGCCGACGCGATGGCCGCGACCAGGGCCGTGCTGTCGTCCGGACTGGTGCCGGACGGGGACGCCGCGAAGCTGGAGGACCTGACCGTACGGACCCAGGCGTACGCGACGGCGTGGGGCGTCGACGTCGCAGCGGCCGCGCAGTACGCCTCCACGTTGATCGGGTCCGGGCTGGCGCGGGACGCGACGCACGCCCTGGACCTCATCACCGCGGCGAGCCGGCGCGTACCGGAGGCACTGGTGCCGGACGTGTTGGAGGTCGCCGACGAGTACAGCCAGTTCTTCCGTGCGGTCGGGTTCAGCGGTGAGCAGACGTTCGCGCTGCTGACCGACGCCGCGACCAAGGGCAAGTGGGGTCTGGACAAGACCGGCGACGCCATCAAAGAGATGACGCTCCTGGCCACCGAGATGTCCGACTCGACGAAGACCGCGTACGAGTCGATCGGGCTCGACGCGCACAAGATGTCGAACGACCTGTTGGCCGGTGGTGACCGCGCCCAGGCCGCGTTTCAGAAGATCGTCGGCGGACTGGCGTCCATCAAGGACCCGACCAGCCAGGCAGAGCAGGCGATCGCGCTGTTCGGCGCGCCGTTGGAGGACCTCAACAAGTCGGACATCCCGCAGTTTCTGCAGTCGATGGCGTCGGTGGGTGACGGCCTGGAGACCGTGGCCGGGGCGAGCGACTCGGCCGGTGCCGCGCTGGAGGGCTCGGCCAGCCAGCGACTCGACAACTTCCGCCGGAAGGCCGAACTGGCCCTGGTCACCACGCTGGCCGATGCCGTGCCGTACATCGAAGCCACCTTCGGCTGGCTGCAGAAAAACTCGGACTGGGTGGTGCCGTTGGCGACCGGCCTCGGCATTCTCGCTACGGCGATCGCGCTCGTTGTTATCGCGGTCAAGATTTGGACGGCGGTGCAGACCGCGTGGGGCATCGTGATGGCGACGACCCTCGGCCCCGTCCTGCTGATCATCGCCGGTGTCGCTCTGTTGGTCGCAGTGATCGTGTGGATCGCGACGCAGACGACGTGGTTCCAGGACCTGTGGTCGGTCATCTGGACGGCGATCGTGGCGGTCGTGAAGTGGGCGGTCGACTGGATCGTCACGGGCTGGACGTGGCTGTTCGATACCGTGATCACCCTCGCCAAGCTGTGGTGGACGGTCTTCTCCACCGTTTGGATCACGATCGGGAAGTTCTTTATCGCCTTGTTTAAGACGTGGTGGGGCATCTTCTCCGGCTTTTGGAAGGGTGTCGGCCGGATCGCGGTCGCGATGTGGAACGAGATCCAGTCGAGGATCGACCGGTTCGTTGCATTCTTCAAAGGACTCCCCGGCAAATTGTCGCGCGGCGCGCGGGGCATGTTCGACGGGCTGAAGACGGCGTTCCGCACTGCCCTGAACTGGCTGATCGCCCGGTGGAACAACTTCTCGCTGACGTTGGGTGGTGGGTCGGTCCTCGGCCTGGACATCCCGTCGGTGACCCTGTCGACGCCGAACATCCCGTACCTGGCCGATGGTGGGATCGTGCCGGCGACGCCGGGTGGCCGGCTGGCGGTGATCGGTGAGGGCCGGTACGACGAGGCGGTGGTGCCGTTGCCGCGCGGTGCCCGCGACCTGGACGGTGGCGGCGGGGACACGACGGTCCTGTTCGAGGGCGACGGCAGCCGACTGATGGCCCTGTTGTTGGAGATCATCCGGGAGCTGGTGCGGGTCAAGGGTCGCGGGAACGTGCAGTTGGCGTTCGGGCAGCGGGGTGCCCGGTGAGCACCCGTTTCACGCCGGTCACTGAGCTGTTCTACGCCGGCGAGTGGCATGACATCTCGGCGGATGTGTTCAACAAGCGGAAGGTGCGGATCACCCGGGGCACGCAGAACGAGGGCGGCGAGCCGGATGCGGCGACCTGCACTTTGATGATCAACAACGGTGCGTCGCGGGTCGCGGCGGGCGTGGTGGGCCGCTATTCGCGGCGCAATCCGCGCTCGGATCTGTTCGGGGTGATCGGTCGGCGGGTGCCGATCCGGGTCACCGTGCCGCAGCTGACCACCGCGCCGGTGCGGTTCGTCGGCGATGTGCTGGAGTGGCCGGCGCAGTGGGATCTGACCGCGTCGGTGCGGTGGGTGGAGGTCACCGCGTACGGGCTGCGGCACACGGTGTCGGCCGCGCCGCTGCAGTCCGCGTTGCGGCGTGCGATCCCGGCGACCGGGCCGGCCGGCTACTGGCCGTTGGAGGATCCGGCGGGGGCGCCGCTGGCCCGGTCACCGATCCCCGGGTGCCCGCCGGCGCGGCCGTTCGGCTACTCCCGGTTCGAGGCGCCGAACACTGGTGAGCCGATCCCTCCGGCCGGGCTGCCGGAGTTCGGCACCGGTGATGTCGGGCCGGGGTCCGCGCCGGTGGTGGATCTGTCCCGGGGCGGCACCCTGCGGGGCCTGGTGCCTCAGCCGGCGGGCGGGTCCGGGTGGCGTGTCGAGTGGGTGATGACCCAGCCCCGGGACCAGGCCGACTCCCGGACGCCGATCTGGTGGGAGACGACCGACGCGTTCACGGATCATCCGTCCGAGGAGACGATGCGCTACGAGGCCAACGTCGCTCCTGAGGGTCTCACCGTCTTCTATGGTCGGGCGTTGACCAGCTTCGGGTCGGGCTGGGCCGCGTTCACGATCGCCGACGGGCTGCCGCACCACTACCGGGTCGACGGTGACCAGGACGGCGGCAACATCCGGATCCGAGTCTGGGTGGACGGCCTGCTGGCCGCGACCGTCGCCAGCTTCAGCGACACGCTTGCCGGCACGGTAGGGCAGGTCACGGAGTGGGTGCTCAACCCGCGTGAGCGGGAGAACGGCGACGACCTGATGCCGTCGCTGGGGCACGTCGCGATCTGGTCACCGGTCCCGGGCACCTCGGACACCGTGTCAGCTGCCACCGGCCACGCCGGCGAGACCGCCGGGGACCGGTTCGAGCGGCTCTGCGCCGAGGAGTCGGTGCCCGGCTCCTCGCTGATCGGTGACGCCGCGTCGTCGGCGCCGATGGGTCCGCAGCGGCGGTTGTCGGTGCTGGAGTTGCTGCAGGAGTGCGCGGACGCGGACGACGCGATCCTCACCGAGGCGCGCGGCACCCGGGCGCTGGTGATGCGGCTGCGGTCCACCCTGTACAACCAGACGCCGTTGGTGCTGGCGCACGGGTCCGGTCGGCTGGCGTCCCCGTTGACGCCGGTCGACGACGACAAGCTGATCGTCAACGACGTCACCCTGCGGAGCACGGCCGGCGCCGAGACACGCATCGTCCAGGAGACAGGTGCGCTGAACGTGCAGGATCCGACGGACGATCCGGACGGGGTCGGCCGGATGCCGGTCGAGCTGGACCGCAACGTCGCCGACGCGGCCGAGCTGGAGTCGGCGGCGTGGTGGATGCTGTCGGCCGGCACGATCGACGAGACCCGGTTCCCGCAGATCCCGGTGGATCTGACGTCGCTGGCGTGGGACGACACCGCCCGCGACGCGGCCGCCGCCGTCGACGTCGGTGACCTGGTCCAGCTGCAGGGCCTGGACGCGTTCGGGCTGCCGCCGGACCCGGTCGAGCAGATCGTCGAGGGCTACGCGGAGGAGTTCGACCTGTCGTCGCTGCGGATCACGTGGTCGACGAGCCCCGCCGCGCTGTACCGGGTCGGTGTGCTGGCGTCAACGACCCGCACGGGCACCCGCGGATCGGTGACCACCGCCGACGTCGACGCCGGGGTCGACACGGCGCTGCCGGTGGCGAGAGCCGCCGGGAACCGATCGCTGTGGACCGTCCGGCCGCCGGACTACCCGATGGAGGTGCTGGTGTCCGGGGTGCGGTTGACCGCCACCAGCTGCGCCCAGGCCGGTCCCGTCAACCCCAACGGAACGTTCGAGGTTGACGCGTCGGGCTGGTCCGGCACCGGCGGCACCGTCGGCCGGTCGACCGCGCAGGCGCACACCGGGTCGGCGTCGCTGCTGCTGACTCCCGACGGGGTCAGCGCCGAGGCGATCGCCGCCACCGATGTCATCCCGGTGCACGCCCTGGACGGCGCGTACGCGTGGACCTGGTCGGCGTGGGTGCGGTGCGCGTCGACGCGTGTCATCGACATGCAGATCCTGTGGTATGACGACGGCGGCGGTCTGCTGGGCACCACCACGGTGACGGCCGGCGTCATCGCCGACACGTGGACCCAGCTCACCGCGACCTCGTCCCCGCCGGCGTCGGCGGCGCGGGTCTCCGGTCGGGTCCGGTTGACCGGCACCCCGACGTCGGGGGTGCTGACCTACATCGACGACGCCGAACTGTTCGAGCCGGGCCGGCAGACGTTCACCATCGCGGCCACCCCGGTCAACGGCGTGGTCAAGACCATCCTGGCCGGATCACCGGTCCGGCCCGTAGCGCCGTGGAGGCTCGCCCGATGACCATCGCCGACGGCCAGATCGTCACCGGCGACGACCTGGCGACCCTGGTCGACCCGCCGGCCGCCGTCCTGCGGATGTCGTCCGCGCAGGAGATCCTGGCGTCCACTGATACGAGCGTCGAATGGGACGTGGCGGAGCTGGACACGCACGGCGGCTGGGACTCCGGCGAGCCGACCCGATACACGTGCCAGGTCGACGGCTGGTACGAGGTCTCCGGCCACATCATGTGGGAGCCGTACGTCGCCGACCGACGCCTGGCCTGGCTGTGGCTCAACGGCGTGTCGGTCCTCGGCTCGCGGGAAGTCATCTGGCCGGCGACGTCGGACACGGCACTGTCGGTGGCGCACGCGCCGCTGCTGCGCATGGAGACCGGCGACTACGTGGAGGTCCGTGTCCGGCAGGCCACGGCCACCCCGCTCGACGTGCAATCCGGCACCAACCAGGCGGCATCGGCGCTGTATGTCCACTACCGCCGGCCACTGTAGAGAGGAATGACATGGCTCTGCTCATCGTGCTCGCCGCCGCCGCGCTGGTCGGCCTGGTCGGCGGGCTGCTCGCCTACGCAGCAGGCTGGGACGACGACTTCCCGGAGGTGTCCTGAATTGGCCAGATGGACAGACCTCGCCACCTGGCGTGGCCCTACCGTGAACAGCGGCAACGGCACCGGCAAACCCGACGAGCCGGCGGACCGCCTGGACGCGCATCACGGCGTCGTGGTGCACATCGCCGCCGGATACTTCGACGGCACCATCACCTGGCAGCGCAACCCGGCGTCGCGGGTGTCGTCGCACTTCATCGTGGCCAAGGACGGCCGGATCGCACAGATGGTCGACACCGACATCCGGGCATGGACCCAGCGGGCCGGCAACCGCACCTGGCTCAGCATCGAGAACGAAGGCTTCCTGCCGGACCCGCTGACCCCGCCGCAACTGGAGTCGAACGCCCAGCTGTTGGCCCGTGCCCACACCGAGCACGGTGTGCGGCTGCAGATCGCGTCGTCCCCTGACGGCCGCGGTCTCGGCCACCACAGCATGGGCGCCGAGAACGGATACGACTGGGGACACAGCCAATGCCCGGGGCCGGCGATCGTTGCCCAGAAGCCGGCGATCGTGGCCAGGGCGAAGCAAATCGTCGAAGGAGATGACGTGATCAGTGAGGAAGACCTCCGCAGGATCGCTATCGCGGTCAACGGCTGGATTTACCCCAAGGATGGGCCGGCGCTGCACACGGCGGCCCGTGGTGCCGCCGCTGATGCCGCGAGAGCGGTTCGTGACGTCGCAACCCTGCGGGTGGAGGTGCGGGAGGCGCTCGGCCGGGACTGGGTCGACGAGGACGCCATCATCGCCGGGGTGCTGACCGGGCTCGCCGCCCGGCCACCGGAGGAAGCGGCGACCGCCCTGGTCGCGGTCCTCGGCGAGGAGCGCGCCGCCGCGCTCGGCCGGGCGCTGCTCGCCACCAACTGATGGACCCAGGCCTACTCACCGCGCTGGTCGGCGCCGGCGCGGCGGTGCTCGGCGCCGCGGTCGGCGGGCCGGCCGCCGGCGCAATGGTCGGCCGCCGGCTCCGCCAGGCCCAGGCCCAGCACGCCGCCGCCCAGGCGAAGCACCTGCAGGCCGAGACGACCCGGATCAGCCAGGACGTCTACCAGCAGCTGACAAGTGACCTGCGAGACGCGCTGGACCGGGCCCGGAGCCAGATCACCGACCTGCGTGAGGCGTTGCGGCTCACCAGTGCTGAAGAGGAGAGGCTTCGCCAGCGGGTGACCGACCTGGAGTCACGGCTGGCGCAACTGGCGACCGCTGAGGCGGGCCTGGCCGACGAGCTACGCCGGACCCAAGGCGACCGGGACCGGCTTCGTGAGGTCCTGGCCGCCCGCGACGCCACGATCCTGCAGCTGCGCGGCCAGGTCGAGGACCTGACCGCACAGTTGCACCTTGCCCGCCCATCGCCGGCATAGAGCCGGTGAAAGATAGGAGACCCTCGTGCCACAGACCCCGACCGATCCAGCCGATCCGCTGCAGGCGGCGGCCGGCACCCGCGCCGGCATCGAGGCCGCGCTGACCGGCCGACACCGGTCGACCGTCCAGATCGCCCGGCACCTTGCCTGGTCGCACCTGCCGCCACCGCTGGCCGCCGTATCTGCCCGCATCGGCAGCGCGGTGCTCGACCTCGTCGCGGACCTCCCGGACGGTCCGGAGCTGACCACCGCGATTCGCCGGGCGGTCGAGGCGAAGGACTGCCTTGTCCGCGCGGCCGTCGACGCGACCGACGAGGAGCGATGACCATGGCCAGTCCTGTCACCACCCAGTCCCGCCACCCGTGGCGGGCCACCCTCCGGACGGCCGTCGCCGCGGCGATCGCCGCGCTGCCGCTGATCCCGCTCGCCGCGACCGAGGCCGGAATCGACACCGTGCCGGCCGTCGCCGGCGTCGTCGCGGTCACCGGCGCCATCACCCGAGTCATGGCCATCCCCGGCGTCGACGCCTGGATGCGGCGGTACGCGCCGTGGCTGGCGTCCGCACCCCGACACGAGGTCCCGCCTGGACGCTGACCTCCGTACACAGCAGCGGCCCCGCACCGAGTCCGGTGCGGGGCCGCTCCGCCATGTCTCAGAAGTCTGGACAGATGTACTGCCGCACCACAGCCAGGATCTGGGTGGCGGTCTCCTCCCCGAACCCGTCCGGATACCCCGGCGCCGAAAATCGCAAGTTCGTGAGCTGGACGAGCTTTGCCTCGTCTGCCTCGCCGTTGCCGATTGACTGGCACTGGCTCCGGCCACGGTCGATGATCGTCTTCTCGTCCTTGTCTCCGACGATGTCCGGGTTGATGTCCTTCAGCGCGCTGATGTAGGCAGCCCAATCTTCAGGCGATGGGGTAGGCGGGATCCCGGCGGCCGCAGCGGCGGAGGCAAGGCTGTCGTCCGCCGGTGCCGACGTCGGGGCCGGCGTGGCCGCGTCCTCGTCAGAGCCGGCACCGCAGCCCAGAGCGGTGACGGCGGCCGCCACGATCGCGGCCACCAACATTCTGTTACGCACGTCGTCTCCTCGGTTCTCGTGGGGCCCCGCCGTCGCCGGCCGGGGCGGGGCCGTCGGGGTACGGGCGGGCGCGATCACGGTGCCAGCGGCGGCCGCAGCACGCCATCGGACCGTCGGGCAGGCGACACCCACCGTTACGGGGATGAGACTCGGGTGCACCGCCGCATGCTCGTGGCTAGGCCCACTCCACCACGACACGCCAGCGCGCCGGCCACCACGGCTCACCGGTCTGGGCGCGCAGCCACACCCCCGGCGCGGCGGCGGTCACGTCCAGGCAGAGCAGCTGCCCGCTCCGACCGTAGACCCGGACGACGATCACGGCCGTGACGGCACGGTGCACCGCCATGGCCTTGAGAGCAGGGTGGTCCGGCGTGGCCACCGCCACGACAGCAGCGGATGGTCGGCCACGCCGGCATCGTCCAGCTCATCCCGTCGGTCCGCGCGCCACTGCACCGCGCGGATCAGGTCGGGGCACCCCTCGGGCTCGCACTCCGGGCATCGTGGCCAGACCGGTGGTGGCGGGCCGTGGTGGATGGCCAGTATTCGCGCCGCCGTGGCGTCGTCCATCGGCCCGGTCATATGGATCGCCGCACCAGGCGGTACTTGGCGATGGCCCGGCGGGTACGGGCCCACACCAGCTGCGGGCAGTCCTCGGTGCCGGGGCAGTCGGTGTGACAGCGGTGGCCGGCGGCGTGTGCGTGCACGGCGCCGGCCGCCGCGTCGTCGATGTCCTGATCGGTGATCGGCCCGTCGTCCATCGCGGTCACCGCGTTGGACTCCCGTCGATCCAGGTCCACGCCACGAACCGCTCGTGCAGCTCGGCAGGGTCGGTGATACCCGCCTCGCGAGCCGCGACGGTCAGCATCTCGCCGATGTCGACCGACAGCGCGAGCGGTTCGCTGGCGTACGCCTCCGCCAGCTGGACGCGGGCCGGCGAACACGGCCAGGGCGTACCGTCCGGGCACACGACGCAGTCCCACGTCGGCCGGTGCGGGGTGTGTGCCGGCTCGACGGCCGGGGCGGCCGGTCTGGACGTGCCGGTCACGGCAGGATGGTGCGGCCGCCGTTGCCGCCGCGCTGGTCGGCACGGTCGGTGCGGGTCGCAGGCCGGGTGTCGGTCGGCCGGGCGGGCTGGTCGACCCACCGGCGGCGGCCGGGCACCGGACGGACGACGTCGACCACGCCTGCGTCGCGGAGGAACCACTTCCCGATCATCTTCGCGCTCCTCGAGTCAGCGGGGCGGCGGCCCGGCGAGCACGGGGGAACCCGGCCGGACCGCCGCCGATCCGGGGTGGCCCGGCCCCGCGGATCCGCGCGCTGGATGCCGATCAGGACCGGGCCGGCTGGGCGGCTGAGCGGCCCGCCCATCTTTGCGTACGCAAAGCGTTGGACTGAGTGTGACCGCAGTAACGACGCGACGTCAAGGCTTTGCGTACGCCTAAACTGGGCCACATGGCGGGCTATCGGGAGATCGCAGCGGACCTCCGCGAGGCGATCGCGGCGGGCGAGTACGCGCCCGGCGCCCAGATCCCGACCGAGCACGCCCTGGCAGAGCGGTACGGCGTGTCACGGGAGACGGTGCGTCGGGCACTGGCCGAACTGCGCGCCGCCGGCGTACTCGAGTCGGCCCGGGCCGCAGGAACGCGAGTCGCGGCGCCACCGGTGCGGCTGGCGCTGGCGCGGTACGCAGCCGTCGCCGACCCCGCCCGCACTCGGGCGAACCTCGGCCCGTGGGAGACCGCCTGCGCCGACCAGGGCATCGACGGGTCGGTGGAAGTCGTATCGGTCGAGGAGGCCATACCTGCACCACCCGGCGTAGCCGCGCGGCTGGCTCTGCCTGCCGGCGCCTCAATGGTGCTGCGCCGCCGTCGCCACTTGATGGACGGCCGTGTCGTCCAGCTGCATGAGTCGTGGATGCCGCGTGACCTGGTGGCGGGCACGGCGCTCGCCGGGCAGGGCAAGGTGGTCGGCGGCGTGTACGCCGCGTTGGCCGCTGCCGGCATGCGGCCGGCGACCGCGAGCGAGGAGCTGTCGGCGCGGCCTGCTGCGTTGGCCGAGCAATCGGACCTGGGCTTGGCGGCGGTGGGCTGGGTGCTTGAGCTGTGGCGCACGACGCGAGACGTCACCGGCCGGCCGCTGGAGGCGTTGCAGGTGGTGTCGGATGCCCGCCGGGTGACGTACGTGTACGACGATCTGCCGATACGGGGCGAGAGGTGACCATCATGGACCGGGTCCAGGCGTTGGAAAAGCTGACCGCGGCCGCTACGGCGGTCGACGAGGCCGAGGCTGAGATGCTGGCGGCTGCCGCGCTGGACACCGTGATGTCCCATCCAGGGCTGCGGTACGCGCCCGTCGACCAACGGGCCACCAGGTGGGTGGCGGCGTGCGACGGCGTGCTGCTCGGGTACCTGTGGTCGGAGCCGGGGCGGCTGCTCGGCGGGTGGACAGCCGCACGGCTGGACGAGTCAGACCGGCTCGGCCCGTTCTCCACTGGTCGGGCCGCCGCAGCGGCGCTCGCCCGGCACTGTGGTGCAGCTCCTGCACACACCGGCCCAACGTAACTGCTAGTGATCTAAAGTTGACATTGAGCCGGGGGGGGGGGGGGTCCTCGATGAGGGGTTCAGCCCCACCCCCGCCCCCCGCCCCGGCTCAGTCTCCAGATCGGACGACGGGCCGGCCAAGGCGGTGCCGGTCAAGGCGGTGCCGGTCCATGAACCCATCCGCGTACGCGCGTGCCACGGCGCGGCTGCGGGTGCGGGAGATCGCGGCGTGTGCCGCGACGCCAGCCGCGAGCGCGGCGGCGGCGATAATCGGTGTGGACAGTCGTTCGAGCATCATCGGTGATGCGCCTCCGGCAGTGGAGTCCCCGTTTGAAGATCTCACCGTAAGTGGATCGCTACGGCATTGACCTCGGGTGATCGGCCGGGATCCCAGCCAGCAGGACGCGAGGGTCATACGTCTGTCCGACCGGATGATCATCCAGTTAGGTGCCCCTCAGTCATGGTTGACGACTGATCAACGACGAGTACGTCCACGGTCGTTGAACCTACTCGCCAGCCCGGCGGCCGACGCATACACCTCACGGATCGCCTCGGCGTAGCGGGCCGGGGTGTGTTCGGCGCAGCGGGCCGCCGCCGCGGCCGCCTGCCGGCGGGCCGTGTCCGGGTCGAGCAGCAGCCGCAGCACCCCGCCGGCCAGCGCACCCGGCTGCGGCTCGGTGCGCAGTGCGGCGCCGGCAAGCGCGCCGTGCGCGTGCAACGCCCGGTCGACAAGTACCACCGGCACCCCGGCCAGGCCGGCTTCCTGCAGGACCAATGCCTGGGTGTCGGTCTGCGAGGCGAACGCGAACACCTCGGCGGCCCCGTACGCCGCAGCCACCACCTCCGGACCCTGCTGGCCGGTGAGGGTGATCCGGGCAGCCACCCGAGGGTCGATGGTGCGCAGCAGCGCGGCCAGCCAGCGCGGCTCGTACAGGGCACCGACCAGCACCAGCCGGGCGGTCGGGCAGCCGACCAGCACCCGCTCGAACGCGGTGATCAGCAGGTCGATGCCCTTCTCCCGGTTGATCCGACCCACGTAGAGGACCACCCGGTCGCTGGGCGTGATGCCGTGGCCGTACCGGAAGGCGTTGATCTCGTCGGCGGTGGTGCGGCGGGCCGCGACCCCGGTCGGCACCAGGTGCACCCGGTCGGCGGGCACCGGCAGGTGGATTCGGTCCAGCACCGCCCGGGTCGGCACCACCACCGCGTCGGCGCCGCCGAGCAGCAGGGTGTTGGTGGCGTCCATGGCGGCCCGGCGGCGGGCGACGGCGCCGCTGGCCATCGGCCGGTGGTCACGGGCGT comes from Solwaraspora sp. WMMD792 and encodes:
- a CDS encoding GntR family transcriptional regulator, giving the protein MAGYREIAADLREAIAAGEYAPGAQIPTEHALAERYGVSRETVRRALAELRAAGVLESARAAGTRVAAPPVRLALARYAAVADPARTRANLGPWETACADQGIDGSVEVVSVEEAIPAPPGVAARLALPAGASMVLRRRRHLMDGRVVQLHESWMPRDLVAGTALAGQGKVVGGVYAALAAAGMRPATASEELSARPAALAEQSDLGLAAVGWVLELWRTTRDVTGRPLEALQVVSDARRVTYVYDDLPIRGER
- a CDS encoding glycosyltransferase — protein: MRAVHFTDTYLPRRDGVVTSLRTLAAASAAAGHPGLIVVPRHPDQPTEADVLRLRALPCGVADLRLSPWLLRGAAATGTIAEIAAHAPDVVHVHTPGPVGLLGVLTARRLGLPLVQTYHTDLHAYADAYRVPARALSAGVRLYARRLGVPRPAAAPAGHARDHRPMASGAVARRRAAMDATNTLLLGGADAVVVPTRAVLDRIHLPVPADRVHLVPTGVAARRTTADEINAFRYGHGITPSDRVVLYVGRINREKGIDLLITAFERVLVGCPTARLVLVGALYEPRWLAALLRTIDPRVAARITLTGQQGPEVVAAAYGAAEVFAFASQTDTQALVLQEAGLAGVPVVLVDRALHAHGALAGAALRTEPQPGALAGGVLRLLLDPDTARRQAAAAAARCAEHTPARYAEAIREVYASAAGLASRFNDRGRTRR
- a CDS encoding phage tail tape measure protein, producing the protein MATLADLMVKIGVDAGGVEKGTKAIRSTFNRTWQAVKKSAAIGAVAIGATLAVGIAGAMDLDRARAQLEARLGDPVLAAKVGDVAGEVYGRGFAASAADAMAATRAVLSSGLVPDGDAAKLEDLTVRTQAYATAWGVDVAAAAQYASTLIGSGLARDATHALDLITAASRRVPEALVPDVLEVADEYSQFFRAVGFSGEQTFALLTDAATKGKWGLDKTGDAIKEMTLLATEMSDSTKTAYESIGLDAHKMSNDLLAGGDRAQAAFQKIVGGLASIKDPTSQAEQAIALFGAPLEDLNKSDIPQFLQSMASVGDGLETVAGASDSAGAALEGSASQRLDNFRRKAELALVTTLADAVPYIEATFGWLQKNSDWVVPLATGLGILATAIALVVIAVKIWTAVQTAWGIVMATTLGPVLLIIAGVALLVAVIVWIATQTTWFQDLWSVIWTAIVAVVKWAVDWIVTGWTWLFDTVITLAKLWWTVFSTVWITIGKFFIALFKTWWGIFSGFWKGVGRIAVAMWNEIQSRIDRFVAFFKGLPGKLSRGARGMFDGLKTAFRTALNWLIARWNNFSLTLGGGSVLGLDIPSVTLSTPNIPYLADGGIVPATPGGRLAVIGEGRYDEAVVPLPRGARDLDGGGGDTTVLFEGDGSRLMALLLEIIRELVRVKGRGNVQLAFGQRGAR
- a CDS encoding DUF4035 domain-containing protein, whose amino-acid sequence is MDSREVAGWMAYERVTGPLGPARGDIQAAIVASTIANSNRGKRGKRYRPEDFIPEWDRPEAAAGPQDEHDHLRLIKQLNAQMGGRTRRGGDPGGDSGGPHGQDRRRRRRR
- a CDS encoding peptidoglycan recognition family protein — its product is MARWTDLATWRGPTVNSGNGTGKPDEPADRLDAHHGVVVHIAAGYFDGTITWQRNPASRVSSHFIVAKDGRIAQMVDTDIRAWTQRAGNRTWLSIENEGFLPDPLTPPQLESNAQLLARAHTEHGVRLQIASSPDGRGLGHHSMGAENGYDWGHSQCPGPAIVAQKPAIVARAKQIVEGDDVISEEDLRRIAIAVNGWIYPKDGPALHTAARGAAADAARAVRDVATLRVEVREALGRDWVDEDAIIAGVLTGLAARPPEEAATALVAVLGEERAAALGRALLATN
- a CDS encoding phage tail tube protein translates to MSGLDAFGTQFKRGDGATPTEAFTAIANVTSISGPARTRETIDVTAHDSPDGWMQFVGSLKDGGEVSLEINYDPTEATHDLDDDFDDDQPRNYQIVILPDTADEHTWDLAGILTELGDEFPYDDKMGRSLTVKISGKPTLTPTGS